ATTGTTTACTGAACTCccaagagtttctttcttttgttgaacacaaaagaagatattttgaagaatgttgagagctgtaaacattgacatccatagtaaacaaaacaaatactatatacaactcaatggttacaggttttcattttGCTTCAGAATGTcttcgtttgtgttcaacagaagaaataaacttgttaagggtaagtaaatgatgacagcattgtcatttttgggtgaacgatccctttaaatatttatcaaataatagGATATTGATTcaaatgttatttcaaatatttgttgAAAGATAAACTATTTCTCACTGTTGATAGATGTGTCTTTTAAGATGTGAATTTCTTCAAGATATTAGGTTATGTAATCAATCATTTTACCTTTCAATCTGTTTCGAGATAAGAAGATGCTTCACGGAAAGCAATATAGCTTTATATAATGCACATTATGTAATGGTACTGTATAAACACTGATAATAATGAAAACAGAAATACAATACCCTTATATCCTGTAATCTCAAAGGAATGCTAAtggaatttaaaaaaagactCTGAGAGGCTGATAAGATCTTCTTGGATCAAGAGAaattctgaagaaaaaatatCTTATTCAATTCTTATAGGATCTTGGTTTGGTTTCATTAGTAGAGATTCccagtttgttttttcttttcattagttttttccATTGCACaaaaaattaaccatggttttaaTTTTGGTCGTGTTTTAAAACATATACAGATACTATAGTCAAAGTTAAGTTATGGTGACTTGTTTGAACGTCGTTTTTATTTGatctatgtttgtgtgtctgtctctgtgtatGTATAATCAACCCATGGTTAATTTCGCAAGGGTGGTAAGCAAATACACAACTCCCTTTTGGGGGGAGTTGCTTGGTTAATATCATAATTACCGTCATAATTAGCTTTAAACAACGTATTGTGGGATTACAAAGCTCATTTCAAATTTACGGGATTTTTAAACCCTTTTTCTGGTGTATTAAACTAGTGTCGTTGATTTTGACATATACGTATGTTTCAGCAACATTTCAAGTAACAACAAATGTTAGATAAGGATACTCAAGagtatgtaaaataaatgtttatagccTATATTTGGAACGAAGCTTTCGCGTCCtgaaatttaaatgacaaaatcGACTCTTCAAACttgtattttttaagtattatgTTTAAATATTCGTGCGCATGTAATCCGCGTAATGCTGCGGGGAACCTACCATCCCAGGAGAAGTTTTCATCCCAGACTGACCACATTTGCACGGTGAAGAACGGAGCCCAGCACACAATGTACGCCAAAACAATCACGAAGGTCATCTTGACCGTGCGCAGTTTGGCTCTGGAGATGATGGTGACGCTGCTGACGGACGCCTTTCCGATCATCCCGCTCTTGGGGTTGTGCGCGGCGCCTCGCTTCGTCTTGCACTTGAAGTTCTTCCAGATGCTGTGGCAGATGAACCCGTAGCAGATCATGAGGATGACCACCGGGATGAGGAAGATGCCCACGGTGATCCAGGTGATGTAGGCTCGGATGCCCCACGGCTCGATGAAGTGTCCCCAGCAGTCATACACATCCGAGCCGTTCTGGATCTCGCTCAGGGAGAAGATGAAGTACTGAGGAGTGCTGAGCAACAGGCTGCAGAGCCAAGTGGAGCAGATCATGATGTACGCGCGCCGAGTGGGCTGCTGGAGGGTTTTAAGAGGGTGGCATATAGCGATGTAGCGGTCCAGagtcatcatcaccatcatgtAAGTGGACGCGAACATTCCCAAGACCTGGAGATGCTTGACTATCCGGCAAAGAAAGTCAGGTCCGTAAAACCTGTAAGTGATCTCCCAGCAGAGCTGTGGGAGAACCTGGAAGAAAGCCACCACCAGGTCCGCGAGGCTCAGGTGCTTGATGAACAGGTGCATGCGCGAGCTCTTCTTCTTGGTGTTGTGCATGGCCAGCAAAACGCACAGATTTCCGACAACCGCCACGAGGAAAGTGACGCTCAGGACCGTGATCTCCATTTTGGCCACATCTTCGTTCCTCCCGAACGGATCGGTAGTGTTGTTCGCCGTGATTTGGTTCGACGTGTTGCCCATGGTTGGGTTTGGAAACGAGCAGTGGTTTTCATGCGTAAAGGCGCGAGCGCGCGGTCAGGTATGCGGAGATGCGCGCGCTGCGCCGGGCATCATTGCGCACGGAATCTCGTGCGTAAAAGGCAGCCGTTGAAGAGTCCTCAGTTAGAATGGACAGGATTGATGCATTATTGTTTCAGAGACACGAGCTGTATTCGGATCGTACACATAAGTGTGTCTCGGTTGTGATCTGACGCACAAAGGTCAGAAAGATTGTCTGACAAGTGTTGACAAGCATTCCTTAAATCCAACCCCCACTGAAGAGGCTGGAAAGCTCAAGAGCCGCCCCTTCCCTCTCCCCTTCTGCACGCCCATAATCAGTCTGATAAATAACATTACAAGTGGATGTAGGTACAAGCGGCGCGCGCTCTTATTGGAACTATTTTTGCGCAAAAATGCATGAAGTAAAATGCAGATACGGCCATTTGTTATATGATTACCTTTATATGAAATAATCGATTGTTTTAACCattaaaataaggatttaatgacCTTCTAAGGATTTAAATCCCAGTTTCCCTACACATGAAAGTATCCAAATAACATGTAGTGACCCCCGAAATAatcaataattttatattattaataaaaatccaTAATACGAAAAAATCAATAACTTTTCTTTTGAGAAAGTAACATATATTCTGAATTAGCATAAAAATTCAGTTTAGAGATTTTAAACTTTTTACTAACGTTCATAAAACCCTTATACACTGACAGGGATATAGACATACAAGACAAAAAATCGTCACtttattataacataataattaatcataattaatcatCATAAAATGATGTATTGTAAATTATTTGTAACATTTGAAAATTTACTGCAATATGTCATTGCAATCTTTATGCACAGCATACCCCACTGGCCACTATTTTGTCATCAACATATTTGCTCTTTGTGATTCTGTACATTAACTAACCCTATCAAAAAACTGTTAGCAAATCTTtgttgctacactgtaaaaccctaaACGTTAAGGTAACTCTTTgagcaaaccatttaagttcaaaaactaatcctaatgtgTACAGTACTGTGAAATTAATCAATTTATGTAAACTAAGGAATTTGAGTagagtaaaacccaataaataaagagaactcaaaccaattgagtactgtaaaacccaataagttaagccAACTCAAATTGTTTGAGGAAAACTATTGCTACAAActctttgggttaaaaaaaacaactaatccatatgagttctgtgaacttgaCGTAATGAGGTATTACCACTTTACCTTCAacattgagttcaaaactcttttcaaatgagtagaattaattttcagtaaattttgagttaactacactcaattCATTTGATTAAGTTGACGGTtcagttttacagtgtacactaacCTTTCATTTAGAGTTTTGATGCACCTATTATCATGGTTCAAACAAAGTAATCTTTGGTCATGTGACAATTTGCTCCAACCATATGACTCTGCACAAATTGCATTGGCACATTTACGTTTGCTATGTTTACAAAAACACCAGTTAGTACCATTTTTAGAGCATTGTAATAGGGCTGAACTGATAAACCAAGCTATATAGAATCGCAATCAaatgtatgtcaataacaatgataagctctggactttttactgatcacacagcagaaatgtgcaacaataggaatccagaaatgtgttgatattagagatgcaccaAATTTTTGGCTGCCAAATATTAATGTCCACCGAAAATAGGTTATGTCATTTAATGAACCCTCTTTGCTGGAACACTGTTTCTAAATATGGAGGCATTGACAACTGATATCGAAATATTtatcgttatcgttcaatatggaaataaTTCACTGAGATTGCATTTTTTCCCataccgcccagccctaattGTAAAGAAGTACATTTTACAATCACTATTGTGACCTATGGGAATAAATGGTGGAAAGAGTCTATTAAAATATCCTATACTCTAAgttaaaaacaagtttattaaaaaaaagatctttaGGAAACCCGGAAAGGATTTTTCAATACTAAAACTGCTATGTTTTCTAAGGGTGTTTGGCAGCACGCTCTTGTTTGCCTCATGTTTATTAGCTACGTGATTGTTGGTAATGACAGAAGGAAAAATGTCCATAAATTTCCTAATTTGATCCAGTCATGTTGGAAACACAAATGCcatagctgaaggaaaatacacTGAGTGTGTGCCACACACTTAAGTCTTAATGGAGTGGTGTCATCTGGCAGATTTACAGGCAGGTACTTGTACACTCTGATTTATATCAAGGTTAATGTGCGCAGGCAGAAAACAGGAGACATTTGGATCTAATATAGTCTTATTGGCATTACTTGCGCCTTGTGTTTATGAATAACTAGCCAGAAAAAAACATTGCATAACACAGACACCACACAGCGCACAGTCCCTTTTTTAAAGtttcttcttttttatatacagttgaagtcggaattataaGTCCCCCtgtattattaacccccttgtttattttttttacccaacttctgtttaacagagtgaaGATTTTCTTCagcacaattctaaacataatagtttcaataactcatctctaataactgatttattttatctttgccataatgaaaatagtatttgactagatatttttcaagacacttctatacagcttaaagtgacatttaaaggcttaacttggttaattaggttaactaggcaggtttaaAGGGGCtacaatttttaccttaaaatgtttttttttttttctagctgaaataaaacaaataagactttctccagtcgaaaaaatattatcagacatactgtgaaattttccttgctctgttaaacataatttgggaaatatttaaaaaagaaaaagaaaatcaaaggggggctaataattctgacttcagtatATATACAAACAGACTGCACACTTGAAAGTAAAATACTGTATAGATAATATACTTTATAGTGTGTAATGGCATATAAAACAGGCTATAAATAATACTTAAGTAACATTTTCTCTCTGCGTTTTTGGCTAAAAGCATACTTGAgtgaaaagagttattaaaaataaaagtaacataGCAAAAATAATGGAGAAGGCTTTTATTAAAAGTTGGATGACGGGGGATATTAAACCAGTGGGAAAATATTCATCTAGTTTTTtaagttaatacatttttacattatttttagttattcAAAACAGCTGTGGATTATTTTGGgcatttacatatttatgttaGAGGTTcggtaaaatattgaaaaaaatatagctgaaaggggctaataatattgaccttaaaatggtgtttaaaaaatgtaaaactgattttattctagccgaaataaaataaataagactttctccagaagaaaaaatattatcagacatactgtaatgaaaatttccttctgttaaacatcatttgggaaatatttaaaaaaagaaaaaaaactcaaagaagggctaataattctgacttcaacttgtatttattatgattatttatgactGCATTCATCCAAATAGCATTCATTGAGTATgaaaaaatagttattttattcaacttgtAATTTCATTTCATCCTTGTTTCCTTTCAATAACGTGTTTTTTCGTCACTAATTTTTATTGTATGAAGAAGAGTTTCACTTGGGACCTTCAGTATGATAATGCTCACATCATAACCCATCATTTTGTACctttttgtatgtatatgtactaaaatagcttaaagtaacataaaaagtgTGACATCTTGACAAATTGTTTTACAGCGCAGTCAGAGAGTGATTGTGGATATCAGTGCCTCCATTTTCAGTCCATTTATACTGAAACACAACACCAGCATTTTCATCTAAAGGAGGGTTTTAAGGTACTCAAAggtgaaacaacaacaaaactttaAACAAAAAGCAATCGCAAGTCATAAGCATCTATAGTAGAAAAAGAGAAGGATATCattggctaccagtttccaaaattcttcaaaatatttcctTTCAATTCAACAAAAGACAGAAAAACTCAAGCAGACTTGGAAAAAAATGGAgattgagtaaacgatgacaggatTTTACTATTCCCTTAAGATCTGATCTGTATTCCTTATCTACAGGTTGTTTTGGACCAAACCCATCtgctaaattaaaaaatgtaaatgagcttCTTCTAAGAACGAACCTCTAGTGCATGTCAATAGATGCAGGAGGCTGAAAAATCGATCAGTTCTGTCCATAATGAAGGCTCATCAGTGGAAGGAGACAAAAGGGCATCAGCGTTTGACACAAACGAGCAGTTTCTCCCACACAAATGCTGGAAACACCCCCAAATCACCCGCTGAAAATCACCGAACACTTCTTCAAGTGCTTAAAACACTTACCTCCTGGCCATAAAGCAGCAGAAAGCTTTCAGTCAGTCCATCTCTTCACAAAtgttcacagtaaaaaaaaaaaaacactctgaaGATGTTTTAGCACTGCTTTGCTTCGTGCCCCATTTGTCCACCACAGGTGCAATCTGAATGAAGAAGTATTTCAGAACGTTTTTCATAACTATTTAGATACTGATAAAAATAACTTGTGGAAAGGTTTGATggatgtttgtgtgcatgtttgaaCAGTAAGATGGCACACATACTGTCATTTGCTGCTTGCTATAGTTGGCTGTAGATTTAATTAGTGAGTGACATTTCATGCTAGAGAGCTTTTGATTGGAAGGCAGAGTGCAGGATGAGTCATCAACATTCTTGGTTTGTTATCTCGGATTATAATACCTGTAGGggtgacacgatggctcagtgcttagcactgttgcctcatcgCAAGAAGGATGCTGTTTCAAGTCCCaatagttggcatttctatgtgaagtttgcatgttctcatcgtGTTCGCGAttgtttcctcctggtgctccggtttcccccacactccaaagagatgtgctaggtgaattgaataaactgaattggccttagtttataagtgtgaatgagtgtgtttgggtgtttcccagtattgtgttgtggatggaagggcatcctgtgtgtaaaacatgctggataagttgggggttcattccgctgtggcgatccctgattaataaaagggactaagccaaaggaaaatgaatgaacgaatgaaaactAAGATTATTAAGGTAATTTTGTGAAAGACAATCTTTAATTAATAGTGTCTCTTggcattttgtgcatttttttgtgtgaattgtCAATTTTAAGAGCAAAATATACACTTTATTTGATCaatttcataaaatatatatattttaaattgatttataataaaaaatattagatttttttttaaaataaatgaacggTTGGAATATGTTATCCAAGAAACGCTATTTGAGTCTTTTTTGgtcaaaaaatatcatgtttaaatcagtgttttacttattttttgtaaattactaTTTTCAATGCATACAAACAGAAAAATATTTACTTGTAATGAACTGTATGATTATTCAAGTATGAATTTTGTATGCttaatttaatctttatttgttttcttgtcttttttaattgttcattttaaattaaaatgcataaaaacgtTTTTTGaagttatatattgtatatattattaataattatttgttcattatttaaatgtaaatgcattgaACTTCATTTGaaaaatggaaattaaaaatgatcGAAAATGTATTACAAGAACAcactataatttaaaaaaaaaaaataataataataatttttttgtatttatataccgcctttccagagctcaaggacactttacaaagaaTGCGACAAAAAGAGATGGTACAAGCAAATAAAAGATGTTCAAACATACaggaagtcaaatataacaaactggaaaTACAAAAACAAGACCTAAGAGACAAATGAGCAGAGTGCAGGTGGATCATATAAAGTggtcagtttggcagatcagaaGTGAAGTATTAAAGAAAACAAGTGAGTTTTAAGTAAGGATATGAATTCAGAGATATTAGCAGAACGGAGTGAGCGTGGTAGAGCCTTCTAGAGTTTGGGTGCAAAACtctaaatgatctgccccccattgAAGAGAGACTGTACCGATAGTACTGATACTATATCCTCTATTGCAAAACTATATACATAATAGGAACTTAAACTccgaaaactgaactgacacagtttcaatttactataatcttctatgttaagctgctttgacacaatgtacattgtaaaagtgctctggaaattgaataaatatgtttcatggtattgtgattactgctctaaaataagttgtttttttaatgtctgggttaaaaacagcaactttttttcccccaattgaacaaaataaattttattttaagaaacatttgaaatattttgaagcatgtcaggccaaataattcaaatgaatcattagtCATTCTGAATCATTCTGCTTTAATCATTagattcaaaaacactgattgtcTCACAGCATTAAAACAGCATCATTTGAGATCTTTACTGCTGGAGATACTATTGtcctaaaaacataaaaatgtaaataaaaaatcttacatatactaTAGGGacggtatagcagaacatttttaaaatcttgattttttcaaactgcggtataccttgaaaccggttatcgtcccattgGGATGCAACTTCAGACTGAATAAATGCCACACcaaattaataacaatttttcGTCAAATGTACTAAAGAGCGCTCACATTTAAAGCAATGCAGAGGTTTAATAAGCCATTAAATGCCTAAGCCGTTAGCAACTGTTGATTTGACATCAGAGCCTCTTAAACTCATCTGTGCTTCCGGCATAAAAAGCCTTCATGAGGAGAAGCGTGAGTAGCAGTGAATCATGGGTAATGAAGCACCTGCTCCTCATTTACTAGAGATCTTCTGACATCAGCTCCATCATCATTTCCAAGACTAGCTTTCTATGCATGTTTAAGCATGACAGGAGGAAATGAAATAGTGTGCACAAACCTTTGTCAGTATCTCTGCTTCACAGTGACCACATCTGCCTCATCAAATCCAGCAACTGCTTCAAATATATggaaaatatagtttaaaaagtGCAACTAGGTATATGTATAATATGCATTTAAACTAAAATCGGTGCGTGTTTTAGATTTTGTATGCTGATTCTTCCTTAAACTGTATTTCTTTGTTCCCTcacccgcttcgaatgttatTACTCGATTAAATGAGTCAGTAGGGGTcttctgcacctactagtaggctcagaaggctgttatcattcatCCACGTGGTTAATAAGCTAGAAAATTATTAGAATCGGCTGGTTCTATCACACATTAAAAATTCACACACTCATAGATACACATACAacacaaagggccctatcatacagaCGGCGTAATCCGGCGCAAgacgcgacgcaattgttgtttgctagtttcagcttgacgcaagagtcgttttaacgttttgcaccacgatgtttaaatagcaaatgcatttgtgctcatatgtgcgcctataggcgttctggtctaaaagaggaggcgtgttgaggtgcattgctggcgcgttgctattttgagaaactataatagacagTTAagtagaccagaacaaagccggtctaaagtccagcacagagcgctttagttgtgcgcctcgcttacacattgcttaatacagacaggttgtacagcaatacgcaaatatctttacaaatgaaatagttaaaatattaaggaaatatataggatataataaggatatatataggatataaatttaaaggattaaaatatcacaaaacattattttctagcctacataaatgtaaaaaccaccgcctccatgctatcttcatctcggggggctttttcagtttattcataacaatttgcttttgtataatgttaagaTTATTTGCAGTAgtatttattatctgcatatttatatttgctttattacaaacaagctcagatttgtccacctgtcaggttttagaccatatggagcacagcatgtgtatttggatataactcagttttttgatcacacttcgttattattgttcatttatttgtatgctgaaaattagaactgaatttagaaattaattatttataggctaatggatgcctGTGCATACAgcaagtttccctatccacgagagtgaaagtgaaagtaaagaatgaggaggctcatctctcattctcaggctttagatgctctgtttaactgttttctctctagtgaagcgttcagtttttacacaaagtctgtcatgtaaatagcaaatgcgctatggcgtgatgcagctgactcttaaagagaatgggagatgagacccTGATtactttattctcaaaacacaccattaactcattaagaaaataagctcaaccctgttagatcatgcgtCACTGCGCAAatcagatttttccgtccttaaaatagcaaaagcggATTCTGAGacaccttaatgcttttgcgccctgcactttgcactttacactttgtgcatggattgtcaaaatagagccgaTAGAATTAGGGTAACTCAAACAATTTAGGGAAAACCCGATTGCAAAAACCATTTAGATTTAaaagctaatcctaatgagtactgtgaacttactccatttaagtagacgtaatgaggtatttaattaacttattaccttcaacactgagttcaaaaatGAGTGTCAAAAAGTCAATTTGGAGTTCACTACACTTATTTAATTTGatcaagttgactgttgggttttacagaatGGATTTTCGGACATACAACATCCACCATCtagtcatgatcatgtgacctacccaCATCAGtttcacttcactcccattcatgaattctctcgccgtgcatcatgggatagtgtagcatCCATTGGATTCAGACTTCAGAATCTCggcagaagtagtaggtcatctgggtacttttcGCCTATGTTTTCGAATAATATGAATCCAGACATACAACTCGGAAGTTTGCAGTTTCAGACTCAGCTATTGACTTCATATTTTATGAATCAAAGAGCACAGTTTCAGTCAAAAAtactctttaatgttctactaaaaTCATCTTGGATGGCTTaagtgtaaataaatagacttattTTGGGCCGACTCTCCTGTAAGTTACCACAAATGTTTTGCTGCCACTGTAGTCCTCCTCATTTCACAAAAGGATGTGGAATATTTGATTCTTCTCATAAatatgtaggttttttttttaaatatacctcTAAGCTAAAACTTTTcgcctttaatttatttttaatgtgcataAAGCACTGGGATCTCATCAAGCTGTTTGCATTTTTGTGCATGAGGTGGTCAGCGCTATAACTTTGGGCAGATTTCTCAGGCTCAGGCTGTTTGTGTGATGTTTTAAATGCCACCTTTGGGTTTGGACTGAACAGGTCATTATCTCTAATGCACGCAGCTCTTGGTTTTTGTGCAGAAATTgaaatagtcattttaacaatgcgCTCGCTGGATATTCGGATGCTAGTTTATAGCCATCGGAGGATTAATTATTAGCAGATGAAGTGTTGGATGGGGAGCAAGTGGGCAGAATCGGATGAATAGAAATGTGTCCTATGAGAACACGAGGGCAATCTAATGATCATATGTGCCTTGTCTTCTAGCCCACATATTTTTTTAACCTTGTTACCAGCAGCTGTGAAGTGGACAGAAGGCAACAGTGGCTGTTTATTTCATTGAAAAGATTGAAGGAAGGAGTTTTGAGGAGAAAGTAAATAAAAGAGAATTTTTAATTTCCGCTCTCTTTCACAGTTACGCAAAAAGTTTTAATGTCCAATTTATATGCATAAGACTGCAGGCTGTAGAAATGCCGGATTTTGCGATGCTGGTTGAAATTTGGGGTTAATGCACTTGGTTTGTGGGTTTTAACAATGACAGCTGTGATGCATTTGTTTGGGTGCTTGAGTCTACAAGGATTAATTATTATAGAATGCAGTCATTCAACTGGAGAGAGAGCCTTTTTTCCTTGAAAATGACAGGTGGTGTGTTTCTTTACTGTAATTGCATGCTAAAAGCTGCCTTTTATGAACTATTTGGAATTTATAGATGCTCCATTTGTGCTGCAAACATGTTTGATACCTCGGATTTTGCTCTTATATAATGATTTACTACCAGtgtttatagtatttattaatattttaaattggctTTTGTTTTCTTGCTCATTAGAGTTTAAGTTTGagttgttttaaagcttttatctttttttttattcgtttctatttagctttattttttatttcagttttacttcCAGTAAAGTAATACTTTACTTTggcaaaatgttgttttatttctattctttaaaggtcccataaaactaaaataaagttttttttagatgttaagaTCTTAGATGTAtcagtattgttcatttttaatatatctataagctagtgtgctccaaaacagtgacaaaatttgcgttTAGAATATATAAGACTGATATAAACACATAAGCTTGCAGtatgtcacttccgcctaaatggaacaacggttttattcacgtcacctcatacttcagtttctcatcaaatcatgaccaatcagatgctttctagtatctgatTAGTGAGGTGAGTTGTCTGAATAACATTATTCTTGTAATTTAATATTGAAGGGGTTAATTTGcaggagttttccaggagaaataacaaaacgggagggtggcgagagatgggtctgaaatatgggagactcccaaGAAAAACGGCAGGTATGACTTAAAATCATGCATCACAAAACATACCTCAATTGTGTTGTTTAGAAAGTTTAGAACTAATGTTTTAAT
The Danio rerio strain Tuebingen ecotype United States chromosome 4, GRCz12tu, whole genome shotgun sequence genome window above contains:
- the avpr1ab gene encoding arginine vasopressin receptor 1Ab — encoded protein: MGNTSNQITANNTTDPFGRNEDVAKMEITVLSVTFLVAVVGNLCVLLAMHNTKKKSSRMHLFIKHLSLADLVVAFFQVLPQLCWEITYRFYGPDFLCRIVKHLQVLGMFASTYMMVMMTLDRYIAICHPLKTLQQPTRRAYIMICSTWLCSLLLSTPQYFIFSLSEIQNGSDVYDCWGHFIEPWGIRAYITWITVGIFLIPVVILMICYGFICHSIWKNFKCKTKRGAAHNPKSGMIGKASVSSVTIISRAKLRTVKMTFVIVLAYIVCWAPFFTVQMWSVWDENFSWDDSENAAVTLSALLASLNSCCNPWIYMLFSGHLLHDFLGCFPCWNKPQNTLHKEDSDSSIRRNTLLSKLTSVRAKDGFDSWKDPCNSRKSSQSIGLDYSRKSSQCLHFDCSRKSSQSVPMES